In one Gadus morhua chromosome 7, gadMor3.0, whole genome shotgun sequence genomic region, the following are encoded:
- the LOC115546598 gene encoding uncharacterized protein LOC115546598, giving the protein MWGPRPTCCQKHLTKCGMYKTIRKVLDIDGWYLMATEYLECRRCRRKVAAWSQEVVRQLGEGHRALFPAILTYKLACDRRVIIQLRERTRGNSATQLQKKLCEAHTEAWMRRSIHYLSVMEPFTSTGVVRQCTPPPKPSPDVPQYGWLLVVYCHDILSRLEDVKARVTSVFGSILKMDSTKKVTRKLAGAAAHTAAWATNVGNEHGQVLMSVLTATEGGGLLPMAAGLMRRYRDAGVAQPRVLYVDRDCCSSHGGSKAAAAFQEWDKLVVRLDIWHLMRRYASGVTTESHQLYKPFLQQLSASIFLWDPEDTARLLNAKRRTLEAQGMTFSSEAGVWRHVSRREMALHCRRRTRGAAATERLIDDLLQTFGGANGRDTMGIPLLDRDRIQAIRAEQRRHLECIQDPPGVELYTETGRLTKGGISLPTYRCARGSTSLESFHLHLNRFIPGESANPWHFQAFLLEGLVRWNEDRAASAAQEGRPLLRTYSGPLQHSLDQLSQRVLGSSLVRDYTKPREYTGELIGIEYLYSQTGRVLQDVSLDPDVPDAGPPPTEEDDELAEGRHELEDLTLHVPGEFTAPRTDPRSGQPADAPAPEPSRPTDPPEPAPRSPGRSSPEPQQTAEDYRGPDDQPGYLAVVRLATALVGLRHEQALSEGRVDELIGLYEALSPFDRARVVYPPRYTDGAARGGRFMAAKPGRTSIPGVESLRRCLVGQTSGPASSPSTSRLVEAVCVQLCNLYPTGTRVQGGARGTRWDSALLRYRHIRELVLGHQRLMARAPVQLFELNARTLSLWFTRTQREKERAVLTPGVAADGGRPPAAAAATAPGPASAAAVDRPAAAATATSAVPQGRATTAAARGAVAPAAAPAVAAPVPALQAPVVHRRLLAPRPPAPSAAYPAFLPTAAAAAATGPLRAAQPLLVDLSLPRQCVWVLPVPPPLLTLPRTLPAPHVLPPPLAAAQHAGPELPVPLPAAQHAGPELPVALKTVEARRLSAKRRAEAPPGTTLSHRAGVPQVHKCSKCGQPRRRETGHSRYGGEVFCSVAAGQSVEDWLRGKKERDQGRAQR; this is encoded by the exons ATGTGGGGTCCCCGGCCGACATGCTGCCAGAAACATCTCACCAAGTGTGGGATGTACAAGACCATCCGGAAGGTCTTGGACATCGACGGCTGGTACTTGATGGCCACCGAGTACCTGGAGTGCCGTCGGTGTCGGAGGAAGGTAGCCGCCTGGTCGCAGGAGGTCGTGaggcagctgggagaggggcatCGCGCCCTCTTCCCGGCGATCCTCACCTACAA GCTTGCCTGCGACCGGCGGGTCATCATCCAGCTGCGTGAGCGTACTCGGGGGAACAGCGCCACGCAGCTGCAAAAAAAACTCtgtgaggcacacacagaggcctgGATGCGGCGGTCCATACACTACCTCAGCGTCATGGAGCCCTTCACGTCGACGGGTGTCGTGCGCCAGTGCACCCCACCGCCGAAACCATCGCCAGACGTGCCGCAGTACGGCTGGCTGTTGGTGGTGTACTGCCACGACATCCTGTCTCGCCTGGAGGACGTGAAGGCCCGGGTCACCTCAGTCTTCGGATCCATCTTGAAGATGGATTCGACCAAGAAG GTGACCCGGAAGCTCGCCGGTGCCGCCGCCCATACCGCAGCCTGGGCGACCAACGTGGGCAACGAGCACGGGCAGGTGCTAATGTCCGTGCTCACGGCCACCGAGGGGGGTGGCCTGTTGCCCATGGCCGCGGGGTTAATGCGGCGGTACCGGGACGCTGGGGTAGCGCAGCCTCGCGTCCTCTACGTCGACCGGGACTGCTGTTCGTCCCACGGGGGGTCCAAGGCAGCTGCTGCGTTCCAGGAGTGGGACAAGCTGGTGGTCCGGTTGGACATTTGGCACCTGATGCGACGCTACGCGTCAGGTGTCACAACCGAGAGCCACCAGCTCTACAAGCCCTTCCTGCAGCAGCTGTCCGCCAGTATCTTCCTGTGGGACCCAGAGGACACAGCCCGGTTGCTCAACGCCAAGAGGAGGACGCTAGAGGCGCAGGGGATGACCTTCTCGTCCGAAGCCGGAGTGTGGAGGCACGTCAGCCGCAGGGAGATGGCTCTCCATTGCCGTCGCCGCACGCGTGGAGCTGCGGCGACCGAGCGGCTGATTGATGACCTCCTGCAAACCTTCGGCGGTGCCAACGGGCGAGACACCATGGGGATTCCCCTGCTGGACCGAGACCGCATCCAGGCAATCCGTGCGGAGCAGCGACGGCACCTCGAGTGCATCCAGGACCCGCCGGGCGTGGAGCTGTACACGGAGACAGGCAGGCTGACCAAGGGGGGGATCAGCCTGCCGACGTACCGTTGTGCGCGCGGCTCCACGTCCCTGGAGTCGTTCCATCTCCACCTCAACCGCTTCATTCCAG GAGAAAGTGCCAACCCTTGGCACTTCCAGGCTTTTCTCCTGGAGGGGTTGGTGAGATGGAACGAGGACAGGGCGGCGTCCGCGGCACAGGAGGGTCGTCCGCTGCTCCGCACCTACAGTGGCCCCCTGCAGCACTCCCTTGACCAGCTCAGCCAACGGGTGCTTGGCTCGAGTTTGGTCAGGGACTACACCAAGCCCAGGGAGTACACGG GGGAACTCATCGGCATCGAGTACCTGTACTCCCAGACGGGCAGAGTGCTGCAGGACGTCAGCTTGGACCCTGACGTTCCGGACGCGGGTCCACCGCCTaccgaggaggacgacgagctCGCCGAAGGCCGGCATGAGTTGGAGGACCTCACACTCCACGTGCCTGGCGAGTTCACCGCTCCTCGGACGGACCCGCGGTCAGGGCAACCAGCTGACGCACCCGCGCCCGAGCCATCCCGTCCGACCGATCCCCCCGAGCCCGCGCCCCGCTCCCCCGGCCGGTCCTCACCAGAGCCTCAGCAGACCGCTGAG GACTACCGAGGACCAGACGACCAGCCGGGGTACCTGGCCGTGGTCCGCTTGGCCACGGCCTTAGTGGGGCTGCGCCACGAACAGGCCCTGTCCGAGGGGAGGGTAGACGAGCTCATCGGGCTCTACGAGGCCCTGTCCCCGTTCGACAGGGCCCGAGTAGTTTACCCTCCCCGCTACACGGACGGGGCAGCTCGGGGGGGTCGATTCATGGCAGCGAAGCCAGGCCGCACCAGTATCCCTGGTGTGGAGAGCCTGCGACG CTGCCTGGTCGGACAGACCTCTGGACCCGCCAGCAGTCCCAGCACAAGCCGGCTGGTAGAAGCAGTGTGCGTCCAGCTCTGCAACCTGTACCCTACGGGCACCCGTGTGCAAGGCGGCGCCCGGGGTACACGGTGGGACAGCGCACTGCTTCGTTACCGCCACATCCGGGAGCTTGTGCTGGGACACCAGAGGTTGATGGCTCGGGCGCCCGTTCAGCTCTTTGAGCTGAACGCTAGGACCCTCTCGCTGTG GTTTACCCGGACgcagcgagagaaggagagggctgTGCTGACTCCAGGCGTTGCAGCAGACGGAGGACGACCACCGGCGGCGGCCGCGGCGACAGCGCCGGGCCCGGCCTCAGCAGCGGCGGTGGATCGTCCGGCGGCAGCAGCAACGGCGACGTCGGCGGTGCCTCAAGGCCGGGCGACGACAGCGGCAGCGAGGGGGGCGGTAGCCCCGGCAGCGGCACCGGCTGTGGCAGCACCGGTGCCCGCTCTGCAGGCGCCAGTGGTGCACAGACGGCTACTGGCGCCACGACCGCCCGCCCCCTCGGCTGCTTACCCGGCCTTCCTGCCGACGGCTGCTGCCGCAGCTGCAACTGGACCTTTAAGAGCAGCACAGCCTCTCCTTGTGGACCTCTCACTGCCCcggcagtgtgtgtgggtgctccccgtccccccccccctcctgacgcTCCCTCGGACATTGCCGGCTCCacacgtcctccctccgccgctgGCCGCCGCACAGCACGCCGGCCCTGAGCTGCCTGTACCCCTGCCCGCCGCACAGCACGCCGGCCCTGAGCTGCCTGTCGCCCTCAAAACAGTTGAAGCGAGGAGGCTGAGCGCCAAGCGACGGGCTGAGGCACCTCCAGGCACGACCCTCTCTCACCGGGCCGGCGTGCCACAGGTGCATAAGTGCAGTAAATGCGGCCAGCCGAGGCGGAGGGAGACCGGACACTCCCGCTACGGCGGAGAAGTCTTCTGTTCTGTCGCGGCGGGTCAGAGTGTGGAGGACTGGCTGAGGGGGAAGAAGGAGCGGGACCAGGGTAGAGCCCAGCGCTGA
- the LOC115546601 gene encoding disintegrin and metalloproteinase domain-containing protein 15-like, translating into MDAAIQYFLGRDKERSAEAAATPPPPASSSTSSGPSTTTSQAAASTVLPPRKPTAPNFSALVRGRPMGPRELQAQIRRLMSPPARPAAPAVSSVRDQRPSVPPPPTTEVTDEELVRMVTDVEMGNWHHTGRVAL; encoded by the exons ATGGACGCCGCCATTCAGTACTTCTTGGGCCGAGACAAGGAGCGGTCGGCGGAGGCGGCTGCTACACCCCCTCcgcccgccagcagcagcaccagcagcggccccagcaccaccaccagccaggcCGCTGCTTCAACCGTGCTGCCGCCCCGCAAGCCGACCGCTCCCAATTTCTCGGCCCTTGTGCGCGGGCGTCCGATGGGCCCCAGGGAGCTGCAGGCCCAGATCAGGAGACTGATGAGCCCACCAGCACGGCCTGCAGCTCCAG cggTGTCTTCCGTCAGAGACCAGCGCCCCTCGGTTCCGCCGCCCCCCACCACAGAGGTGACGGACGAGGAGCTGGTCCGGATGGTCACTGATGTAGAAATGGGTAACTGGCACCACACCGGACGTGTCGCACTGTAA